The following proteins come from a genomic window of Megalobrama amblycephala isolate DHTTF-2021 linkage group LG1, ASM1881202v1, whole genome shotgun sequence:
- the si:ch211-157c3.4 gene encoding lipopolysaccharide-induced tumor necrosis factor-alpha factor homolog-like, producing the protein MSADGTGDPPPYVIPIEGAKGSDVKVYHVHTPFTPQGTTIKDSQIQMGSSRPVQSQSTEPKNKFVSYDSYELGRNPGMATCTQCQQQVLTNVTYKVGVYAWLMCLLFILCGFVLFCCLIPFFVKFFKDVYHTCPKCNKILHIEKKRCC; encoded by the exons ATGAGTGCTGACGGAACCGGGGACCCGCCTCCATATGTCATACCAA TAGAGGGTGCCAAGGGCTCCGACGTCAAGGTCTACCATGTGCACACTCCGTTCACCCCACAGGGCacaactattaaagattctcaAATCCAAATGGGATCATCCAGACCTG TTCAGTCCCAGTCAACCGAACCCAAAAACAAATTCGTCAGCTATGATTCATACGAGCTGGGTCGCAATCCAGGAATGGCCACCTGCACGCAATGCCAACAGCAGGTCTTAACCAACGTCACCTACAAAGTGGGAGTTTACGCCTGGTTGATGTGCTTACTCTTCATCCTGTGCGG GTTTGTTTTATTCTGCTGTCTGATTCCATTCTTCGTCAAGTTTTTCAAAGACGTCTATCACACATGCCCGAAATGCAATAAGATCCTGCACATTGAGAAGAAGCGATGCTGCTAA